The sequence TGGTGCACTTCACTGCTTATCTTCTCCCTAGAGAAGCTGAGTTACAGTTTAACCAACTAAATTGTAAGAGTATTACTTTATAGATGTGAAAAGTCAGTAATAAATTCATGGCTATCACTAGTGGCCTGATGAATGACTGAACTGTAACCATTTTGTCCTGGATTTTTGACCATATTCTACATTTCAGTTGCAGTAGCAAATGAGTATGCCTGTAAAGGCTTGGACAAGCTGGAGGAGAAGCTCCCTATCCTTCATCAGGCTACAGACCAGGTAGGTGTTCAATGGTTTGAGAAAATCTTCCTCCATAGGAAGCAAAATGTAGTTTAATATGTCACTGCTTAGTATCATTCTCTATTCAGAATTTTAATGTACCTGTGCTGATCTttccattttttttatttttttcttgGTAATAACTGTTAATTGAAGGAGCCCAGACAACTCCTTGTCCTATATGAATTGTGTGCACTTGAACAGGCAAATTGCCTGTAGTAATACAAAAGACTGCACCTCTTACTGCAGTGCTGCCCTATTATTCTAGAATATTCAGAGTTCTGGACTTTGAACCTATTCATTTTTCTTGAATGTTGGGTAAAATTGGCTGAAGTATTTAAGTGTATACTTTCAGTTAGAATTAAATGTTTATTTGAGTAATCTCAATGGGGAAGAGATTTTGTGCACTTGTTAGCCTGTAATTATTGACCTATTTCAATAATATTACAGGTCCTTGCTGAAACAAAGGAGCTAGTGACATCAAAAATTACTGATGTAAAAGAGTCAGTAATAGGTGTTGTAGATATGACGACAACTGCAGTACAAGGCAACCTGGCAAGAACTAAAGCAGTTGTAGTTGAAGGTGCCAATGCTATGGGTCAGCTGGTGACTACTGGAATGGATCTTTCTCTCTCCAAATCTGAAGCACTGGTTGATCACTATCTTCCTATGACCAAGGCAGAACTAGGTAACTACAAACCTGAAACCATTACTACAACATCACTCAGCTGCAATTATGTCCTTGACTGCTGCATGCCTATTGGGTTCAATGCACCTACATTGCATGTGCCAATCTTCTGCTATTTAATAAATACAACTTTAATTTCAGAAATTAATCTTGGGATATGGCTAAAGATTAGCCAACCCAGTTAGGTTTCCTGCTATCCCTTCCATTGACTTTTTACAATATTCTTGCTACTGCAGAATCCCCTTGAGGAATGAATAAATATCTAAAGTAATTGAAGCCAATTACTGCCTCAATTCTGACTTTTTTTTTGTAGCTGAAGTGGCCACTCTCTCTGAAGGCTCTGACACTGCATCAGGACAGGAACAGTATTATGTACGCTTGGGATCTTTATCTTCCAAAGTTCGCAATCGTGCATACCAGTATTCTATAGCCAAGATGCAACAAGCCAAACAGAATGGCCAGGAAACACTCTCTCATCTCTACAACCTTGTAGATTTGGTAAGACAATTGACTTGTGGATACCTTACTAACTGTACACATTCAAGATCAACATCACTAAATTAATTCCTCTAATCTGTTGCCTTCAATTGTGAAGATTGTAGTTTCTAATCTCTAATTTTTTTTTGTCTTGCATTAGTTTGTCTTTTAtactgtgatgtaaatagactaacTTTCAATGGTCAACATGCCTGAAAGATTGTCCTACTGGAAGTCATTTATATTGCTCTTTTTTTTTTTGAGCAAAGATAGTTAACTCCTCAAATCTGAGTAGTGGTAGCTACTATTCAGGAATAGTAGCTGAGTTAACTTTTCATCTAGGAATATTTTCATTTGAATATACTAATCAACCCTTTAATCTTGATTGCAACACATGGCTCTCCTGCCTAAATGTGAATTGTGTACTTCTAGATTGAAACTGCAAAACAAAGTGCAGAATCAGCACATCTCAAACTACAGGATGTTCGAGCAACTTTGAATCAGATCCTATTTGATGCAAGAAAGGAACAGCCAGATGGCCAAGCTAAAGAGCTGTCTCTTTCTTCAGAAGTAAGAATGAATTGATGTAGAAACTGCCTGATGCCATAAACTTTCCCCCTCCCCCATGATGCCTGAGCAGTGAAATACTCTAGCATGTATGTCTAAAATTGATAGCTTTTGTAGGCCAGGGGTCTGCAGCatgtggctctttaacatctcattttcaGCTTCCAATCTTTGCCAGTTGAATCACTGAGCAAAGTAAGCTGTTTTTATGGGGAGAGGCTAATTATGCTACATTTTACAGGTTCAAATTATTTTAACTAACAAAATTATTCTCTCAACCTGTTCAAGTGGTTTAACTACATGGTTATAGATGCTTTTGATTTAATAAATAGATTTTATGGTTGCAaccattgtttctaatatagccaAGATTATTCTGTACTATTGAAGCTATTTTTTTTTCTTACTAGAGGCATTTGGCTTAGAAATGCCAAATCCCTGTCTTGCTCCTAAATCTAGGTTTTTAAAAGAAAAAACCTTTTTCAAGTAAAGGTTGCAGACCCCTGATCGAGGCCATGCTTAGCTGCAGCAACTGGATTTCTAGTTTGTCAAGTTTCATAACTTGTTTTATCCCATCACTATATGGGACAAGGTGAGGCTGGCCCCAAGAACTACCTCCCAGTACAGGGTTTGAACCCATACTGTTCAGCACCACATGCTAACAATCTAACAAACCAACCCCTGCAATTGGATCAGCACTAATAGCTCAATGCCTGCATTTATAGTAAGGCATTAACTATATTGTATCTTGCCCACCCTTGTTTAGTTCCATCAAATGCAGTATATGGTACCATAAGTATAAGCCCTCCGAGGCCTTGTTAACTTTGTCTAATTCAATATTTCTAAATCCACCTCAAGAAAGCTGGGTAATTCTGGGGCATGCTGGCAATTTGACTTCCATTGCCTTTCTGCTTTCCTCCCACAAGACCTTCCAACCAACAAGTAATACCAGGACAAAAATAACACTTGCTGGAACAAGCAGACTGAAATTAATTTAACTTTCTCTAATTCTAGCAAATTGAATCTGAAACATTGGCCATGACTCAGAATTTCTCTAATCAGTTACAAACCATCTGCTGGACCCTAGTTTCAAATGTTCGTGGTCTGCCTCAGAATATTGAAGATCAAGTACAGCATATCTACAAATTAGCAGAGGAGATCTACAGTTCTCTTGCAACAGCC comes from Heterodontus francisci isolate sHetFra1 chromosome 36, sHetFra1.hap1, whole genome shotgun sequence and encodes:
- the LOC137351455 gene encoding perilipin-2-like, producing the protein MASIAESVANTAESQENENQQNVVDRVTRLPLVSSACDQVSAAYMSTKESYPAVKTICDMAEQGVKTLSSVAASGAKPIMDKLEPQIAVANEYACKGLDKLEEKLPILHQATDQVLAETKELVTSKITDVKESVIGVVDMTTTAVQGNLARTKAVVVEGANAMGQLVTTGMDLSLSKSEALVDHYLPMTKAELAEVATLSEGSDTASGQEQYYVRLGSLSSKVRNRAYQYSIAKMQQAKQNGQETLSHLYNLVDLIETAKQSAESAHLKLQDVRATLNQILFDARKEQPDGQAKELSLSSEQIESETLAMTQNFSNQLQTICWTLVSNVRGLPQNIEDQVQHIYKLAEEIYSSLATATSFQNLSAQFLTQSKEQMLKIREAMDGVMDYVLHNTPFNWLVGPFIPQLTEGQKPLVSTEMKQSGTALPQ